ACTCGCGGGACCCTGCGCTGACTCGCCGGGCCGCGCGCTGACTCGCCGGGCCGCGCGCTGAGTCGCCGGGCCCTGCGCTGAGTCGCGGGCCCGGGACGGGGCCGTCCGGGGTGACGGTCCCGCCCCGGACGGTCAGTCGGTGCCCAGACGGCGGCGCACGAACACCAGCAGGCCGCCGACGGCGCCGAGGAGCAGGGCGACGCCCAGCAGGGGGAGCACGAACGCACCGGTGCGCGGCAGCGGCGGCGGCACGGCCGGGAACATGTTCGTCACGGTGACCTGTGCGGGATCGCCCGCGGCGACGACAACCGCGCCGGGCGCGCCGCCGTCCACGGCGGAGACCTCGGTCGCGGTCGCGCCGCCCGTGTCGGTCTCGGTGACGACGCACTCGGCGCCGACGGGCAGCGGGGACCACGTGACCGTCTGCCCGGCGGTGACGTCCCGGGTCGCGCCGCCGGGCACGTCGAGGTCGCGGCCCTCGAAGGTGCAGGCGAGCGACACCTCGAACGTGCCGGTGTCGTACGCGGCGCCGACGAACCCGACCTCCTTGGTGACCTGCACGGCGCCGGCGGCGTAGTCGTTGGTCACGGTCACGACCGCCGGGTCGGCGTCGGTGCCGGGCACGACGACCTCGCCCGGTGCGCCGCCGTCCACGGTGGTCGAGACGGTGGACGACGTCGCGCCGCCCGCGTCGGTCTCGGTGACGACGCACTCCGCGCCGACGGGCAGCTCGTCGTAGGTGACGGTCTCCCCCGGGCCGAACGTGCGGACGGCCCCGCCGGGGACGTCGACCGGCTCACCCTGGAACGTGCAGACGGCGTCGACCTCGTACGGCCCGGCGCCGAACTCGGCGGCGCCTCCGGTGAGCGTCTTGGTGACGTCGAACGCGCCGAGGTCGAACGTGTTGGTCACGGTGACCTCGGCGGGGTCGGCGTCGACACCGGGCACCACGGCCTCGCCGGGAGCGCCGCCGTCGACCGTGGTCGACACGGTCGAGGACGTCGCCCCGGCTGCGTCCGTCTCCGTCACCAGGCACTCCGCACCGACGGGCAGGCCGTCATAGGTGACCGATTCGCCGCCCTGGAGCTCGCGCACCGCGCCACCGGGGACGTCGACGGGCTCGCCCTCGAACGTGCAGGCCACCGACACCTCGAACGGGCCGGTGCCGTAGGCGGCGCCCGCTCCGTCCACCACCTTCGTGACGGTGAGGGCGCCGAGGTCGAACGTGTTCGTCACGACGATCTCCAGGGGGTCCGCGTCGGCCCCGGTCTCCCGCACCAGCACGGCGGGCGGCTCGATGGTGACGGACGTGGCGCCGCCCTGACCGGTCTCGGACAGGGTGCAGACGGAGCCGTCCTCCAGCCCGAAGTACACGGCCACCCCGGTGCCGTCGGTGACGTCGATCTCCCGCACGGGGCCGCCCGGGATCGGGATCGGCTCACCCCGGAACGTGCAGCGCAGCGTGACCTCGAACGGTCCGGTGCCGTAGGCCGCGCCGTCGCCGTCCACGACCTTGCGCACCAGCAGCGGGCTGGTGCTGAACAGGTTGTCGAACGTCACGGTCACGGTCGTGGGCTCGCCGTCCTCGGTCGGCGGCACGGTGACGGTCGTCGACCGGCCGGGCTGCGCCTCGCCGTCGTCCACCGTGACGGTCGTGGAGGTGGCGCCGAAGTCGTCCGTCTCGGTGACGACGCACTCCGCGCCCACCGGCAGGCCCCCGAACACGGCCGGGTCGCCGACGTCGAAGACCCGCACGGCGCCGCCCGGCACCTCGATGGGCTCGCCCTCGAACGTGCACGCCAGGGTGACCTCGAACGGCCCCACCGGGTAGAGGATCGCGCCGAGCCCGGAGGTCTCCTTGTCCACCTCGATCGTGCCGACGTCGTACGTGTTCGTCACGGTGATCGTCACCGGGTCGGCGTCGTCCGCGGGGACGACGACCTCGCCGGGTGCGCCGCCGTCGATGGACGTGGAGATCTCGACGTCGGTGGCGCCGAAGTCGTCGGTCTCGGTGACGGTGCACTCCGCACCCACGGGCAGGCCGTCGTACGTGACCGAGCCGCCGGGGGTGAGGATCTGCGTCGCGCCGCCCGGGACGGCGACGTCCGCGCCCTCGAACGTGCACGCCACCGACACCTCGAACGGGCCGGTGCCGAACGCGGCACCGTCACCCTCGACGACCTTCTCCACGGTGAAGGAGCCCAGGTCGTACGTGTTGGTCACGGTCACCTCGACGACGTCGGTGGTGCCGTCCGCGCCTCCGACGACGAGCGTGTCGGGGTCGATCACGACGGACGTGGCCTGGCCCGGGTCGGACTCGGTGACGGTGCACTCCGCCCCGATCGGCAGACCGTCCCAGGTGACGGTGCCGCCGTCGGTGACCGTCCGGGTCGCGCCGCCGGGCACGTCGATCGGCTCGCCCTCGAAGGTGCACTCCAGCGTCAGCTCGTAGGGGCCCTGCGCGAACTCCGCGCCGTCCCCGTCGACCGTCTTCGTGGCCTCGACGGCGCCCGCGTCGAACGTGTTGGTCGCGACGACCTCGACCGTGCCGCCGCCGTCCGTGCCGGGCGGCACGACGACGTCGACGGTGGTGCCGTCCACGGGCGCGCCGTCGTCGACGGTGAGCGTGGACGAGGTGGCGCCGCCGGTGCCGGTCTCGGTCACGGTGCACTCCGCGCCGACGGGCAGACCGTCGAACGTCACGGTCTCCCCGCCCACGAACGTCTGCGACGCGGGGTCCACCGTGACCGGCTGCCCCTGGAACGTGCACTCCACGGTCACCTCGAACGGTCCGACGCCGAACTCCGCGGCGTCGCCGTCCACGACCTTCGACACCTCGATCGCGCCGAGGTCGAACGTGTTGGTCGCCGTCACGGTGACCGTCTCGTCCGCGACGATCGTCACCGGGCTGGGCGACACGTCCACCGTGGTGGCGCCGCCGTCGTCGGACTCGATGACGGTGCAGGACGCTCCCGCCGCCAGGTCGTCGATCGTCACGGACTCGCCGCCGGTGAGCGTGATCGTGTCGGCGTACACCACGGTCTCGCCCTGGCCGGTGTCCAGGGTGCACTCGACGTCGAGCGTGAACGGACCCGCGCCGAACCCCGCGCCGTCGCCGTCCACGACCTTCGCGACCTCCAGCGACCCGACGTCGTAGGCGTTGGTGATCTCCGCGGCGTTCGTGGCCCGGCTCGTCGACTGCGTGTCCGGCTCCAGCACGACGGTGGTGGACGTGCCGTCCGTCGTCACGACGCCGCCGTCGTCCTGCGTGACCGTGATCGACGTCGACGGCGCGCCCGCCGTCCCCGTCTCCGTGATCGTGCACTCCGCGCCCGCCGGCAGGCCGGTGAGCTCGACGGGATCCGCACCGTCCTGGAGCTCCACCACCATCGGGGCGTCGGGCCCGTACCCGTCGGCGTACACCGCGTCGCCGAGGAACGTGCACTCCACGGTGGCCTCGAACGGGCCGTAGGCGATCGGGTTCCCGTCCGCGTCGACCGCGTCGCTCTCCACCTTCTTCGACAGCTCCAGGCCGGCGAGCCGGTAGATGTTCGCCACGAAGATGTCGACGACGTCGGGGTCCTGCTCGATCGTGACCGACGACGGGATGACGACCACGTCGGTCTGGCCGTTGCCGGCGGCCTCGGAGATCGTGCACTCCGCGCCGTACGGCAGGTTCGGGACGACGAGCGGTTCGCCGGGGGTCACGGTGACCGGGATCGGGTCGAGCTCGGTCTCCACCCACGACCCGACCGCGGACGTGCACAGCACCTCCAGGTCCATCGTGTCCGGCGCGTACGCCGCCCCGTCGCCCAGCACCAGCTTGTTGACCTCCAGCGGGCCGGCCGCCGTGGCGATACCGACCTGCGGGCCCTCCACGGGCAGCAGGTTGCGCAGGTCCCCGTCCTCGCGCTGGTACACGGCGTTCACCGCCGCGGAGTTGAACGCGTACGCCAGGTTGCCGTCGTCCGGCACCTCCGGCGGGGTCGTCGACACCGCCTCCAGCGCGACGAACTCACCCGGCTCGAGCGCCTCGCCGTCGGGGAAGGTGATGACGAACTTGATCGCCGTGACCTGGCTGAGGAGGCTCTCGGGCTCGTCACCGGTGAACGGCACCCACCCGGTCGTCGGGTCGTCGGTGGGGCAGACCGGGTCGTTCAGCGGGTCCTCGATGTCGTCCAGGCAGTAGTCGTCCACCGTCGTGTAGGAGAACCTCGCCGTGGTGCCCGCCGGGGCGTTGACGAGCTGCGGCGGCGGGTCGCCCCGCAGGATCGGCTCGAACTGCGAACCGCGCGAGGTGTCCGCGTACGACCCCGTGTCGCCCGGCGTGGGGAAGCGGTCGTAGCCGACCAGCTTGAGCACGGGGTCGTTGCCGACGTTGCGGATGTTGACCCGCCAGGTCTCGTCGTGGCCCGGCGGGACGACCGGGGTGCAGGGGTAGGCGTAGAAGCCGTCCAGGTCCGGCGTGCACACGGTGTCCGGGTCCGCGCCCGGCGCGAGGATCACGTCCAGCTCGTCGTCCTCGGTCGCCTTCACCAGCTTGTTCTGGCTGATCACCGCCGACTCGGTGGGGCGGACGTCCGCGTCGGCCTCGCACGCGCCCGTGGCGTCGTCCAGCCGCGTCACGCACTCGTCCCACGGCCGGTCGCCCGTCACTCCCGCCGTGTTCTCGACGGTCGTCTGCGACGACAGGCCGACCCGGAACCGCACCAGCACCGTGATGGTGTACGTCTGCCCCACCCCGAGCGCGGCGCCCTCGGGGAACGAGAACTCCAGCGCCTCCAGGTTCCCGGTCTGGTCGATCGTGACGCCGTCCGCGCCGCCGACGGTCGTGGGCAGCGGCGTCCCGTCGGCCGGGTCCGGGTCCGGGCCCGACAGCGTGAACGAGTACGGGTCCGGGACGTCCGCCAGCGTCAGCTGCGGGCCGTCGCCGTCCACCGGCATCGGGTCGGACACCACGAGGTCCTGGATCGCCCGGTCGCCCGTGTTCGTCACCGTGATCGACATCGGGAACGTCGCCGACGGCGTCTGCGTCCCGCCCGTCACGATGCCGTCGAAGTCCTTGACGATCTCGACACCGTTCGTGGCGTGCACGTACAGCAGGTCCGCCTCGGCCTCGTCCGTGCCGGTCACCGGCCCGCCGTCGACCTGCTCCACACCCGTGGCCGTGCCCTGCACCGAGTTGTTCGCCACGCCCGGGTCGGACTCCCCCGGACTCGGCGGGTTCGACGCGAGGTCCGGCAGCACCGGGCCGCCCGAGCGCATCTCGTCGCGCCGCTCGATCGTGATCGGGACCCTCTGGACCGGCAGGGCCGGGTTCTCCCAGATCGACCCGTCCACCCGCGAGAACGTGAACCGCAGACCCTGCACGTCGCCGGGTGCGACGCCCGCCGGCAGCTGGAAGACGTCCGTCGGCGTCCCCTCGACCCACGCGCCGCCCGTCACCGTCACCGGGGTCGCCGACCCCGGCGCCCCCGTGAACGTGCCGCCCACGTAGGCGTCCACCTGCACCTGCTCGATGGGCGCGGTGAGCGTGGCCGCCGCGTCGAACCCGACGAAGTCGTACTGGTTCCAGAACTGCGGGTCGTCGTCCACGAGCACCATCTCGGCGGTCCGCGACGGCCCCAGCGGCTGCCCCGTCAACGTCATCGTCACCGGGCCGGTCGACGGCTCCACGATCTGGTCCGGCACGAACTCCTTGTCGACCCGCAGCTCCAGCAACGGGTTCTGCAGCACCATCTCGGCGTCGTCGTACGCGTTCCGCACGTCGCCGGACGTGCCGCCCGGGTCGTCGATGGTGGCCACCGCACCGTTCGGCACCGGTGAGTACTCCCCCACCGACACCGGGTCGTTGTCGTACCGGTCCAGCACCCGCAGCTTCAGCTCCAGGTCCATCGACCCCGACGCGCCCGGTGGCACCAGCCCGTCGAACGCCACCTCCACGCCGACGACGTCCACCAGCTCCGCCGCGGTCAGGGCCTCGGCGCCCGCCTCGTCGAACGTCGCCGTCGAGTCGTCGTCGTACGTGACGGTCACCGTCGTCGTCGCGTCCGGCGCCATGCCCGGCGGCGGCGTGATCGTGATGCCCGTCAGGGTGAACGCGTCGAACGGCGACGTGCCGTCCGCCGTCTGCGGGCCCGTCTGCCCCGGTGCGCCCGGCTCCACCAGGCGCAGCTGGTCCACCTTCGCGTTCGAGGCGTTGGTGCCCGTGATCCGGGCGACCGTCGTCGGGTACGCGTCGAGCGGTGTCCCCAGGGGCGGCACCGAGATCGGCCCGTCGTCCCAGTCCTTGCTCACCGCCACGTTCAGCGGCTGGTCGATGATGAGGACGTCGTCGCCGCCGACGTCCGTGTAGTCCTGGCCGTCGTACGTGCCGACCTCCTCCACGGTGTCGTTCACCAGGCCCGGTTCACCCGTGTTGTAGAGCGTGCCGTTCGTCGACCCCAGCGCCGGCGACCCGTCGCTGCGCTTGGTGTCCCGCACCTCGAACGTCAGGTCCACGTACCGGCCGTCGGCCAGCGTCGACCGCGCCACGCCGTCGCCCGGCTGCGGCGCCAACAGGCTCGACGACGTGCGGTCCGGGCTCTCGGTGATCGTCAACCGCACCGACGTGGCCTGCTCCCGCTCGTCCGCCGTCAACGTGTACCCCGGGAACGACCCGGCGCACGGGCACGGGTCGCCCGCCGCCGGCACCCACGCACCCCCGACGTACAGCTCCACCGACTCCACCTGGTCGTACTCGATCAACGGGTCGGCCGCCGTGCTGATCGGCTCGACGCGCACCAGGTCGAACGCGTCGTAGAACGAGTCCGCCAGGGCCGTGCCCTCGGGGTCCGCGATGTCGGACAGGACGACGGGGTCCACGCCGGAGAACCCGCCCGTCGACCACCCGATCCGCGCCGTCACCTGGTCGCCCGACCGCGCGAGCACGCTCGCCGGGTCCCCGCCCAGGAAGTCCTTCTGGACCAGGTTCACGCCGCCGTCCGGGTCCACCGGGAACGGGTCCACGGTCGAGCACCCCTCGGCGGGCGGCGTCGGGTCCACCGCGTCCGACGACGCGCTCGACGCGCCGCAGTTCTCCAGCACGGCGTCCCAGCCGTCCGGACCCGTGAACTCCGCGACGAAGTTCGGCTGGAACTGCGTGCCCGGCGGGAACCCGTCACCCGTGGAGTCGTAGACGAACTGCACGCCGCCGGCGCCGTCCGGCAGGTCGCAGCTCACCGTCGCCGGCCCCGTGTACGGGCCGCAGCCCGGCGCCGGGACCCACGCGCTGCCGTCCCAGTAGTTGACCGTCAACGTCGAGCCCGCCGGCACGTCCGTCGTGCGCACCGACCCCGCGGTGAAGTGGTCCCAGAACGGGCCCGGGTCGGTCGGGTCGCTCGGGTCCGAGATCACCACCTGGTCCGCGTTCGTCGTCGACCCGTCCGGGCCGAACGGCAGCAGCTGGCTCGGGAGCTGCACGATGACGTTCTGCCCCGGCACCGACGGGATCCGGGACGGCGAGATCACCTTGCCCGTCCCCGTCGCGAGCCGGTCGTTCAACGTCACCAGGGTGTCGTCCGCCGACCCGTCCGCGTTCGGCACCTCCACCGCGATCTCGTTCGGGTGCGACACGTCCGGGTCCGTCTGGTCGGGGTCGGTGTCGACCGTGAACGGGATCGTCGCCTCCCCGCCCGTCACGATGTCGCCCGTGAACTCGACGGAGAACCCCACCACCACGCAGCCCCCCGGCGGGTTCGGCAGCGTGCCCACCGTCGTCGTGCTGTCGCTCGGCGTCGTCCCGTCCGCGCAGGTGAACGTGACCGTCGCCTCCGTCGCGTCCGCCGGCCACGTCACGCCCGACCCGTCACCCGTCGGGCCGAACCCCGTTAACGTCAGCGCGTCGTCGCCCTCGAACGGGCTCGGCGTGCCCGGCGCCGGCTCGGTCAACGTCATCGAGCCGACCTCGGTGCCCGTGTTCTCCGCCCCGATCGTCACCGTCGCCGGCTGCCCGGCGCTCACCGGGTTCGGGCTGAAGCTCTTCGACCCCGACACCTCGTTGTTCGGCGGCGTGATGACGTACGTGTCCTCGTCCGTCGTCGGGTCCGACGCCCCGTCGTCACCGTGCGTCACGAACGACGACACGTCGTTGACCACCGTCGTGGGGTCGGTGAGGTCCTCCACCGCGTCGTTCTGCACGACCTCCACCGGGACGCCCGCCGTCGCGCCCGGCTGGATGTCGCCGCTGAACGTGTACCGCACGCCCTGCACCGCGGCGGGGTCCACCGAGTCGTCCAGCGGCTCCCACGAGTCGCCGTCCCAGTACTCCGCCACCACCGTGTCCGCGTTCGGCGGGTACGTGATCGTCCCCGTGCCCGCGTAGTCCAGGTACTCGAACGGGTTCGGGTCCGCCGTCGGGTCCACCGGGTCCTGGATGACGAGGGTGTCCACCGGGTCGTTCGAGGTGTTGGTCGCCCCCAGCGAGATCGTCGCCGTCGCACCCGGTTCCGCGAGCGCCCCCTCCGGACTGATCGACTTCGTCGTGTCGGAGTCCAGCTCCAGGTCCACCGCGGGCACCACGTCGTCCGAGGCCGTCTGCTCGCCCGCGTTGTCCGCGACAACCGACGCCGTGTTGGTGATCGGCACACCGTCCGCGGCGTACGGGAGGTCGGGATCGACCTGCACGACCACGGTGATGACGGCCTGGGAGCCGTTGGGGAACGTGTCCCAGCCGGCGGTGACGGTGTCGCCGTCGGTGTCGGCGTCGATCGTGCCACCCGCCGGCCCGCTCGCGATGGTCGCGCCGACCAGGCTCAGCCCGTCCGGCAGCGCGTCGGTCAGCACCGTGCCGGAGCATGCCTCCACCGGGTCCGAGCAGGCGATCGTGATGTCGAACGACACCTGCTCGCCCGGTGCGAACGGACCGTCGCCCTGCACCTGCTTGGAGATGCCGAGGGTGGCGGCCGACGCCGTCGTCGCCGGCACGGCGACCATCGGCAGGGCGAGGGCGAGCACGCCGAGCACCGACCAGCCGCGCGCGAACCGCCGTCCGTCGCGGCGACCTCGTCGTCGCCGGTCCACCCCGCTCCCACCAACCGCCATCGGTGCCCTCCACGACTCGGTGACGGCCTGTGCGTCCTGCACAGTTGCCTCCCCCGACAGTGACAGAGGGTGTGACGTTCGTCTCGGGGTACTCGGACATGCCGCGCTCTTCCGTCACGGCCGTCTGAACGGCACGGAACCGAGCGAAAACGTGCGCAATCGTCGAAGCCGCCCGCTCCGGTCGCGACCCCGCGCCCGGTGCGGCATCGTGCGAGGCGTGCCCACCAGGCCCACGCCGCGCGACCTAGTCTCCGGGTTCGTCACCGGCCTGTTCTCCATCCCGGAGGGCATGGCCTACGCCACCGTGGGCGGGTTCTCCGCACCCCTGGGCCTGTGGTCCGGCGCGGTGCCGACCATCGTCGGGTCGGTCTTCTCCCGCACCGTCCTCATGGTGACGACCCTGACCAGCGCCATCGCGCTCTCCGCGCAGAGCATCCTCACCGACGCCGGCCTCGACCCCGGCGACCTGGGCGCCGTCGCGGCGCTCACGCTCGTCGTCGGGCTGTGGATGGTGCTGCTCGGGGTGCTCCGCCTCGGCTCGGTGATGTCGTTCGTGTCCACCGCCGTCATGACCGGCTTCACCGCCGGCATCGCCGTGCAGATCGTCGCGGGCGTCGTCGAGGACGCCACCGGGTACGACCCGCAGTCGCACAACACCGTCGGCAAGCTCGTCGAGGCCGTCGCGCACGTCGGCGACTGGGACGCGCCCACCGTCGTCGTCGCGGCCGCGACCGTCGCCGTCTGGGCGGGCCTCTCCCTCGTGCCGCGGCTGCGCAAGACGGCGACACTGGTCTCGCTCGTCGTCGTCACCGCCGTCGTGGCGGTCGCCGGCATCGACGTCGAGACGGTCGGCGACATCGCCGCCATCCCCCGCTCGCTGCCGCCGCTGAGCCTGCCCGACCTCGCCGCGCTGCCTCACCTCGCGTGGGGCGGACTCGCCATCGCGCTCATCGCGCTCGCCCAGGCCGCCGGGATCAGCGCCGCCGTCTCCAACCCCGACGGGACCCGCGCCGACGCCTCGAAGGACTTCACCGCGCAGGGCCTCGCGAACGTCGCGGGCGGGTTCTTCGGCGCCCTGCCGACCGGTGGTTCGCTGTCCCGCACCGGCGTCGCCACCAGCGGCGGCGCGCAGACCCGGTGGGCCGGGATCTTCGCCGGCGTCTGGCTCGTGCTCCTCGTCCTCGCGCTCGGGCCGTTCGCCGGGACCATCCCGATGGCCGTCATCGGCGGGCTCCTGCTCGTCATCGGCGGGGAGCTCGTCATGGGCCGCCGCCGGGACGTCGTGCTCGTCGCCCGCACGTCACCGCTGTCCACCGCGGCCATGGTCGTGACGTTCGCCGCCACCACCCAGCTCCCCCTCCAGCAGGCGATCTTCCTCGGTGCCGCGCTGTCGATCGTGCTGTTCGCCGTCCAGGCGGCGAAGCGTGGCCGCGTCGTCGAGCTCGTGCCCGACGGCGCCGGCGACTTCGGCATCGCCGACGCCCCCGCCGACCTGCCCAGCGGCCGCACCACCGTGCTCCACTACGTCGGCAGCGGGTTCTTCGCCGAGGTCAACCGGGTCGAGCAGGAGTGGCCGCACACGGCCGGCGCCCACGACGCCGCCCTCGTGGTCTCCCTGCGCGGGTCCGCCGGCATCCCCTCGACCACGTTCCTCAAGTCCCTCGACCGGCTGCTGGACCGCTGGCACGAGCACGGTGTGGAGGTCGTCCTCTGCGGCGTACCCGACGAGCTCCGTGAGCGGTTCGCCGTCGGCGGTGTCTCCGACCGGGTGCGCGACGCCGTCCTCGGTGACGCCGGGGGGATCCTCGCCACCCTGCGCG
This Isoptericola jiangsuensis DNA region includes the following protein-coding sequences:
- a CDS encoding DUF5979 domain-containing protein, with protein sequence MAVGGSGVDRRRRGRRDGRRFARGWSVLGVLALALPMVAVPATTASAATLGISKQVQGDGPFAPGEQVSFDITIACSDPVEACSGTVLTDALPDGLSLVGATIASGPAGGTIDADTDGDTVTAGWDTFPNGSQAVITVVVQVDPDLPYAADGVPITNTASVVADNAGEQTASDDVVPAVDLELDSDTTKSISPEGALAEPGATATISLGATNTSNDPVDTLVIQDPVDPTADPNPFEYLDYAGTGTITYPPNADTVVAEYWDGDSWEPLDDSVDPAAVQGVRYTFSGDIQPGATAGVPVEVVQNDAVEDLTDPTTVVNDVSSFVTHGDDGASDPTTDEDTYVITPPNNEVSGSKSFSPNPVSAGQPATVTIGAENTGTEVGSMTLTEPAPGTPSPFEGDDALTLTGFGPTGDGSGVTWPADATEATVTFTCADGTTPSDSTTTVGTLPNPPGGCVVVGFSVEFTGDIVTGGEATIPFTVDTDPDQTDPDVSHPNEIAVEVPNADGSADDTLVTLNDRLATGTGKVISPSRIPSVPGQNVIVQLPSQLLPFGPDGSTTNADQVVISDPSDPTDPGPFWDHFTAGSVRTTDVPAGSTLTVNYWDGSAWVPAPGCGPYTGPATVSCDLPDGAGGVQFVYDSTGDGFPPGTQFQPNFVAEFTGPDGWDAVLENCGASSASSDAVDPTPPAEGCSTVDPFPVDPDGGVNLVQKDFLGGDPASVLARSGDQVTARIGWSTGGFSGVDPVVLSDIADPEGTALADSFYDAFDLVRVEPISTAADPLIEYDQVESVELYVGGAWVPAAGDPCPCAGSFPGYTLTADEREQATSVRLTITESPDRTSSSLLAPQPGDGVARSTLADGRYVDLTFEVRDTKRSDGSPALGSTNGTLYNTGEPGLVNDTVEEVGTYDGQDYTDVGGDDVLIIDQPLNVAVSKDWDDGPISVPPLGTPLDAYPTTVARITGTNASNAKVDQLRLVEPGAPGQTGPQTADGTSPFDAFTLTGITITPPPGMAPDATTTVTVTYDDDSTATFDEAGAEALTAAELVDVVGVEVAFDGLVPPGASGSMDLELKLRVLDRYDNDPVSVGEYSPVPNGAVATIDDPGGTSGDVRNAYDDAEMVLQNPLLELRVDKEFVPDQIVEPSTGPVTMTLTGQPLGPSRTAEMVLVDDDPQFWNQYDFVGFDAAATLTAPIEQVQVDAYVGGTFTGAPGSATPVTVTGGAWVEGTPTDVFQLPAGVAPGDVQGLRFTFSRVDGSIWENPALPVQRVPITIERRDEMRSGGPVLPDLASNPPSPGESDPGVANNSVQGTATGVEQVDGGPVTGTDEAEADLLYVHATNGVEIVKDFDGIVTGGTQTPSATFPMSITVTNTGDRAIQDLVVSDPMPVDGDGPQLTLADVPDPYSFTLSGPDPDPADGTPLPTTVGGADGVTIDQTGNLEALEFSFPEGAALGVGQTYTITVLVRFRVGLSSQTTVENTAGVTGDRPWDECVTRLDDATGACEADADVRPTESAVISQNKLVKATEDDELDVILAPGADPDTVCTPDLDGFYAYPCTPVVPPGHDETWRVNIRNVGNDPVLKLVGYDRFPTPGDTGSYADTSRGSQFEPILRGDPPPQLVNAPAGTTARFSYTTVDDYCLDDIEDPLNDPVCPTDDPTTGWVPFTGDEPESLLSQVTAIKFVITFPDGEALEPGEFVALEAVSTTPPEVPDDGNLAYAFNSAAVNAVYQREDGDLRNLLPVEGPQVGIATAAGPLEVNKLVLGDGAAYAPDTMDLEVLCTSAVGSWVETELDPIPVTVTPGEPLVVPNLPYGAECTISEAAGNGQTDVVVIPSSVTIEQDPDVVDIFVANIYRLAGLELSKKVESDAVDADGNPIAYGPFEATVECTFLGDAVYADGYGPDAPMVVELQDGADPVELTGLPAGAECTITETGTAGAPSTSITVTQDDGGVVTTDGTSTTVVLEPDTQSTSRATNAAEITNAYDVGSLEVAKVVDGDGAGFGAGPFTLDVECTLDTGQGETVVYADTITLTGGESVTIDDLAAGASCTVIESDDGGATTVDVSPSPVTIVADETVTVTATNTFDLGAIEVSKVVDGDAAEFGVGPFEVTVECTFQGQPVTVDPASQTFVGGETVTFDGLPVGAECTVTETGTGGATSSTLTVDDGAPVDGTTVDVVVPPGTDGGGTVEVVATNTFDAGAVEATKTVDGDGAEFAQGPYELTLECTFEGEPIDVPGGATRTVTDGGTVTWDGLPIGAECTVTESDPGQATSVVIDPDTLVVGGADGTTDVVEVTVTNTYDLGSFTVEKVVEGDGAAFGTGPFEVSVACTFEGADVAVPGGATQILTPGGSVTYDGLPVGAECTVTETDDFGATDVEISTSIDGGAPGEVVVPADDADPVTITVTNTYDVGTIEVDKETSGLGAILYPVGPFEVTLACTFEGEPIEVPGGAVRVFDVGDPAVFGGLPVGAECVVTETDDFGATSTTVTVDDGEAQPGRSTTVTVPPTEDGEPTTVTVTFDNLFSTSPLLVRKVVDGDGAAYGTGPFEVTLRCTFRGEPIPIPGGPVREIDVTDGTGVAVYFGLEDGSVCTLSETGQGGATSVTIEPPAVLVRETGADADPLEIVVTNTFDLGALTVTKVVDGAGAAYGTGPFEVSVACTFEGEPVDVPGGAVRELQGGESVTYDGLPVGAECLVTETDAAGATSSTVSTTVDGGAPGEAVVPGVDADPAEVTVTNTFDLGAFDVTKTLTGGAAEFGAGPYEVDAVCTFQGEPVDVPGGAVRTFGPGETVTYDELPVGAECVVTETDAGGATSSTVSTTVDGGAPGEVVVPGTDADPAVVTVTNDYAAGAVQVTKEVGFVGAAYDTGTFEVSLACTFEGRDLDVPGGATRDVTAGQTVTWSPLPVGAECVVTETDTGGATATEVSAVDGGAPGAVVVAAGDPAQVTVTNMFPAVPPPLPRTGAFVLPLLGVALLLGAVGGLLVFVRRRLGTD
- a CDS encoding SulP family inorganic anion transporter; translation: MPTRPTPRDLVSGFVTGLFSIPEGMAYATVGGFSAPLGLWSGAVPTIVGSVFSRTVLMVTTLTSAIALSAQSILTDAGLDPGDLGAVAALTLVVGLWMVLLGVLRLGSVMSFVSTAVMTGFTAGIAVQIVAGVVEDATGYDPQSHNTVGKLVEAVAHVGDWDAPTVVVAAATVAVWAGLSLVPRLRKTATLVSLVVVTAVVAVAGIDVETVGDIAAIPRSLPPLSLPDLAALPHLAWGGLAIALIALAQAAGISAAVSNPDGTRADASKDFTAQGLANVAGGFFGALPTGGSLSRTGVATSGGAQTRWAGIFAGVWLVLLVLALGPFAGTIPMAVIGGLLLVIGGELVMGRRRDVVLVARTSPLSTAAMVVTFAATTQLPLQQAIFLGAALSIVLFAVQAAKRGRVVELVPDGAGDFGIADAPADLPSGRTTVLHYVGSGFFAEVNRVEQEWPHTAGAHDAALVVSLRGSAGIPSTTFLKSLDRLLDRWHEHGVEVVLCGVPDELRERFAVGGVSDRVRDAVLGDAGGILATLREAYDLAERRRRAASAATLDHHAADPDGAAPGDPPRAVPTDPLGDPGSTGQEAP